The proteins below come from a single Synechococcus sp. WH 8101 genomic window:
- a CDS encoding ABC transporter substrate-binding protein, translated as MTAALRRLRPWMVAALTMALLVAGSVAWLQARPIEPVNILMPAPFADATQPLVQRFNQEHRGRIRLTVTRGPLETEAISDLAISSLLLGDTPFDALLMDVTWMPKYVAADWLQPLDPWFGPEAMEALAEGVRAGNSVNDVLYRWPLVASMGLLYWRTDLIEQPPRTPQELVTISRQLQADGRVPWGYVWEGRQYEGLSCVFLELVHGFGGFWFHPDQVAVGLNQPQAIAAAAWLRQLISEGISPEAVTNYAEPEALQSFKAGDAAFMRNWPYAWAELQQPDSAVRGRVGITTMVANSGDPSTATLGSWGLSMLRGSAHPEATATAIRYLSSTESQKALFLSHGYTPTAASLYRDPELIAMNPILPQLEEALKHALPRPETPLYAQISDVLQRDLSASLTAQQSAAQGMERANASTEAILRSAGETL; from the coding sequence ATGACAGCCGCCCTGCGCCGTCTTCGGCCCTGGATGGTGGCGGCCCTGACCATGGCACTGCTGGTCGCAGGGAGCGTCGCCTGGCTACAGGCTCGCCCTATCGAACCGGTCAACATTCTGATGCCGGCGCCGTTTGCCGATGCGACCCAACCCCTGGTGCAGCGGTTCAACCAGGAGCATCGCGGTCGCATCCGGCTCACGGTGACGCGAGGTCCGTTGGAGACGGAGGCAATCTCCGATCTAGCCATCAGCAGTCTGCTGCTGGGCGACACCCCCTTTGATGCCCTGTTGATGGACGTCACCTGGATGCCCAAATATGTGGCCGCGGATTGGCTGCAACCCCTCGATCCCTGGTTTGGCCCCGAGGCTATGGAAGCCCTGGCCGAGGGCGTCCGTGCTGGCAACAGCGTCAACGATGTGCTCTACCGCTGGCCCCTCGTCGCCAGCATGGGGCTGCTCTACTGGCGCACGGATCTGATCGAGCAGCCGCCCCGCACCCCGCAGGAACTGGTGACGATCAGCCGGCAGCTCCAGGCCGATGGCCGGGTGCCCTGGGGCTACGTGTGGGAAGGGCGCCAATACGAAGGGCTCAGCTGCGTGTTTCTCGAGCTGGTTCATGGCTTCGGGGGGTTCTGGTTCCACCCCGACCAGGTGGCTGTGGGCCTCAACCAACCCCAGGCGATCGCCGCAGCCGCCTGGCTGCGTCAACTGATCAGCGAGGGGATCAGCCCCGAGGCGGTGACCAACTACGCCGAACCAGAGGCCTTGCAGAGCTTCAAGGCCGGGGATGCCGCCTTCATGCGCAACTGGCCCTATGCCTGGGCCGAACTCCAGCAGCCGGACAGCGCCGTGCGCGGTCGGGTGGGGATCACCACGATGGTGGCCAACAGCGGCGATCCCTCCACCGCCACCCTGGGCAGTTGGGGCCTTTCCATGTTGCGCGGCAGTGCCCACCCTGAAGCCACGGCCACGGCGATCCGCTATCTCAGCTCCACCGAATCGCAGAAGGCGCTGTTTCTCTCCCACGGCTACACCCCCACCGCAGCAAGCTTGTATCGCGATCCCGAGTTGATCGCTATGAATCCGATCCTCCCCCAACTGGAGGAGGCGCTGAAGCACGCCCTGCCCAGGCCGGAAACCCCCCTCTACGCCCAGATCAGCGACGTGCTGCAGCGTGACCTGAGCGCCAGCCTCACCGCCCAGCAGTCCGCCGCGCAGGGGATGGAGCGGGCCAACGCCAGCACCGAGGCGATCCTGCGGTCCGCCGGAGAAACGCTGTGA
- a CDS encoding NAD(P)-binding protein, with amino-acid sequence MGDGGSGPILICGVGSLGQICLERLRHFDVPLICIDRDRPVWRSEQLEQAVAGQLVIGDMRRPEILQRAQVRLARSVLLLSSDSTVNLEAALQVRILNPDTTIVVRSNSQQASLNTLLQSRLPKLTVVDPLLLCAGAIAQSLRPDRAPATFRIGGERLRLERLSLGDGHGNTRRIRPLQLQSGDPPAEGCPLVVSWEASSSRSRQHRRTPWTSLGAMRLVALRDRLRQQLKTRLAQPRAWDLAILLMVGLLMVGVQYFATGRGLQEGLFITVALLKGELVDPVNMLIEASGQPLNQLPLLALVTSLLYALLGTVLTSAIVALILDQVLSRRLGLQRRRAPKRGSRTVLLLEGGALAAPVTEQLALDGLDVVRVEAGDDEGDQQLNRSLESLRRTQCLGAGLLSNDLLRNLRIGLELQQSLPHTRLAIVTKDLDAADALGDLLGGITLISTLDLAADAFVATAFGEKVEEVRRLDGNNLLLVRYRVETDDTLHGLSIARLQCGFGVTAVALRRQLHATYTLLPGLDWTLSPGQELVVLADLKGLRRIERNDIRPPRWRLRYQVHHRSAQSFDTQQVLARHLGQAPGSFAEAMDGAWHCTPALDLPLAEQLQAELRRMAVRTERLAMDDGAMCC; translated from the coding sequence ATGGGCGACGGCGGTTCCGGACCGATCCTGATCTGTGGCGTTGGCTCTCTCGGTCAGATCTGCCTGGAGCGGCTCCGCCATTTCGACGTCCCTCTGATCTGCATCGACCGGGATCGACCCGTCTGGCGCTCCGAACAGCTGGAACAGGCGGTGGCCGGCCAGCTGGTGATCGGCGACATGCGCCGGCCCGAGATCCTGCAACGCGCCCAGGTGCGACTCGCCCGCAGCGTGTTGCTGCTCAGTTCCGACAGCACGGTGAACCTGGAAGCGGCGCTGCAGGTGAGAATTCTCAATCCCGACACCACGATCGTGGTGCGCTCGAACAGTCAGCAGGCCTCCCTCAACACCCTGCTGCAGAGCCGGCTGCCGAAATTGACGGTGGTGGATCCGCTGCTGCTCTGCGCCGGAGCGATCGCCCAGTCGCTGCGGCCAGACCGGGCTCCCGCCACCTTCCGCATCGGCGGGGAACGGCTGCGCCTGGAGCGCCTTTCCCTAGGGGATGGCCATGGCAACACCCGCCGAATCCGGCCCCTGCAACTGCAGAGCGGTGACCCACCGGCGGAGGGATGCCCTCTGGTGGTGAGCTGGGAAGCCAGCAGCAGCCGATCGCGACAACACCGGCGCACCCCCTGGACAAGCTTGGGCGCCATGCGGCTGGTGGCCCTGCGGGATCGTCTCCGCCAGCAACTGAAAACTCGCCTGGCCCAACCCCGCGCCTGGGATCTGGCGATCCTGCTGATGGTGGGTCTCTTGATGGTCGGTGTGCAGTATTTCGCCACCGGCAGGGGCCTGCAGGAAGGCCTGTTCATCACGGTGGCCTTGCTCAAGGGGGAACTGGTCGACCCCGTGAACATGCTGATCGAGGCCAGCGGTCAGCCGCTGAACCAATTGCCCCTGCTGGCTCTGGTCACCTCCTTGCTCTATGCCCTGCTCGGCACCGTGCTCACCTCGGCGATTGTGGCCCTGATCCTCGATCAGGTGCTGAGTCGGCGTCTGGGCCTGCAACGGCGGCGGGCGCCGAAACGGGGCAGTCGCACCGTGTTGCTGCTGGAGGGAGGTGCCCTGGCGGCACCGGTGACGGAGCAGCTGGCCCTCGATGGCCTCGATGTGGTGCGGGTGGAAGCGGGAGACGACGAAGGCGACCAACAGCTGAACCGCAGCCTCGAGAGTTTGCGACGCACCCAGTGCCTGGGGGCCGGATTGCTCTCCAACGACCTGCTGCGCAACCTGAGGATCGGCCTGGAACTGCAACAGAGCCTCCCCCACACCCGATTGGCGATCGTGACGAAAGACCTCGATGCGGCCGACGCCCTCGGCGATCTGCTCGGCGGCATCACCCTGATCTCCACCCTCGACCTGGCGGCGGATGCTTTCGTGGCCACCGCCTTCGGCGAGAAAGTGGAGGAGGTGCGCCGGTTGGATGGCAACAACCTGCTTCTGGTGCGCTATCGAGTCGAAACCGACGACACCCTGCATGGCCTCAGCATTGCCAGATTGCAATGCGGCTTCGGGGTCACCGCCGTCGCCCTGCGACGCCAGCTCCACGCCACTTACACCTTGCTGCCCGGCCTCGACTGGACGCTCTCACCCGGCCAGGAGCTGGTGGTGCTGGCCGATCTGAAGGGACTGCGCCGGATCGAACGCAACGACATCCGGCCACCGCGCTGGCGGCTGCGCTACCAGGTGCATCATCGATCGGCCCAGAGCTTCGACACCCAGCAGGTGCTGGCGCGCCACCTGGGCCAGGCGCCTGGTTCCTTTGCCGAAGCGATGGATGGCGCCTGGCACTGCACCCCCGCCCTGGATCTGCCCCTGGCCGAACAACTGCAGGCGGAACTGCGTCGCATGGCGGTGCGGACGGAACGGCTGGCCATGGACGACGGTGCGATGTGCTGCTGA
- the corA gene encoding magnesium/cobalt transporter CorA, translating to MTTASNASLSYQDSIPEPIRLPDRPGEMPSHLFVHGGLAPVSCRTLDLSDTAAGWQLIRNGAALRALRQEGQPLWVQIRGLGDRPLLEDLLSGLDLDPQLWPLLLDAPQQARVDSFPQAVLVVLHQFSLASNPVHLISEQIALLLVNDLLISIHENPRSDFSDLEAWIQSLEAPESDLDLDNLLHYLIDEVLDTQLPMLEIMRSYFDDLEETALLRPKPSLLNRAFQLRMNLRRTRRQLWPLRNQLIRLLRQSQRLLGPGARQGLHEMAEHVNTLLDIGEQIQRQADAVTDAYMASTGNRMNQIMKTLTIVSTIFAPLTFIAGIYGMNFENMPELKWKYGYAYSLLLMTIIAALQAYFLWRRGWFQDWTGGRQGKRLP from the coding sequence ATGACGACGGCGTCCAACGCCTCGCTCAGTTATCAGGACAGCATTCCGGAACCGATCCGACTCCCGGACAGGCCAGGGGAGATGCCCTCCCACCTGTTCGTGCACGGCGGCCTGGCACCGGTGAGTTGCCGAACCCTGGACCTCAGTGACACCGCCGCCGGATGGCAGCTGATCCGTAACGGTGCTGCGCTTCGGGCCTTACGCCAGGAGGGGCAACCTCTCTGGGTGCAGATTCGAGGCCTGGGCGATCGCCCCCTCCTGGAAGACCTGCTCAGCGGCCTCGACCTGGATCCCCAGCTCTGGCCCCTGCTCCTCGATGCCCCCCAACAGGCCCGGGTCGACTCCTTCCCTCAAGCCGTGTTGGTGGTGCTGCATCAGTTTTCACTGGCATCCAATCCGGTGCATCTGATCAGTGAGCAAATCGCCCTGTTATTGGTGAATGATCTCCTGATCAGCATTCATGAAAATCCCCGCAGCGACTTCAGTGATCTTGAGGCCTGGATTCAGAGCTTAGAAGCACCAGAATCCGATCTTGATCTCGACAACCTGCTGCACTATCTGATCGACGAAGTGCTCGACACCCAGTTGCCCATGCTGGAAATCATGCGCAGCTACTTCGATGATCTGGAGGAGACGGCCCTCTTGAGGCCGAAGCCATCGCTGCTCAATCGCGCCTTTCAGCTGCGGATGAATCTGCGTCGCACCCGTCGGCAGCTCTGGCCGCTGCGCAATCAACTGATTCGCCTGCTCAGACAGAGCCAACGCCTGCTCGGCCCCGGCGCACGCCAGGGCCTGCATGAGATGGCCGAACACGTGAACACGCTGCTCGACATCGGTGAACAGATCCAACGCCAGGCCGACGCCGTGACGGATGCCTACATGGCAAGCACTGGCAACCGGATGAATCAGATCATGAAAACGCTCACAATCGTGAGCACAATCTTTGCCCCGCTCACATTCATCGCCGGGATCTATGGCATGAACTTCGAGAACATGCCCGAACTCAAATGGAAATACGGCTATGCCTATTCCCTTCTCTTGATGACCATCATCGCCGCTCTCCAGGCCTATTTCCTCTGGCGCCGGGGTTGGTTTCAAGACTGGACCGGCGGCCGACAAGGAAAACGGCTGCCATAA
- a CDS encoding peroxiredoxin produces MQRRTLLQLFLVGGAFVWRTPQQALALGGTLPSLNQAAPGFDCPGTSRRDPSRTQWSLQDFRGQWLVLYFYPRDFTSGCTLEAHGFQAALADFEAAGASIAAVSADPVDEHASFCSSEGLDFVLLSDPKGQVSQRYGSWMAPFSMRHTFLIDPNGVLRQIWTGVRPAGHAREVLASLQTLQATG; encoded by the coding sequence ATGCAGCGTCGCACGCTCCTCCAACTGTTTCTGGTCGGAGGGGCTTTTGTATGGCGCACGCCCCAGCAGGCCCTGGCCCTCGGCGGCACACTCCCGAGCTTGAACCAAGCGGCCCCAGGATTTGATTGCCCGGGCACCTCACGCCGTGATCCCAGCCGCACCCAGTGGTCGCTGCAGGATTTTCGTGGTCAGTGGCTCGTTCTTTATTTCTATCCACGCGATTTCACCTCCGGCTGCACCCTTGAAGCCCATGGTTTTCAAGCCGCCCTCGCCGACTTCGAAGCTGCCGGAGCATCAATCGCCGCAGTGAGCGCCGATCCTGTCGATGAGCATGCCTCGTTCTGCAGCAGCGAAGGCCTCGATTTCGTGTTGCTCTCCGATCCCAAGGGCCAGGTGAGCCAGCGCTATGGCTCCTGGATGGCACCCTTCTCGATGCGCCACACCTTCCTGATCGATCCGAATGGTGTGTTGCGCCAAATCTGGACCGGAGTGCGCCCAGCCGGACACGCCCGGGAGGTGCTCGCTTCACTGCAGACGCTTCAGGCCACAGGCTGA
- the ggpS gene encoding glucosylglycerol-phosphate synthase: protein MLKEEGKSSFILLYHRTPFDEGRDEQGKRIWIDQKSPNGIIPTLRNLFSSRLDGTWIAWRQVESIDGVEDERIAMDAPADFTLRRIPLEQEQISSFYHVTSKESFWPILHTFPTYFDVNNTDWTIFQDVNQRFAQAACHESAQGATVWVHDYNLWLAPGYIRQQRPDLKIAFFHHTPFPGNDVFAILPWREQILESLLSCDLVGFHIPRYTENFARAANCLLGARKGPKQPVNARFLSTGSALTEPSETPWLDYKGRRIRLLSSPVGTSPDVIQALVNRDDIQDYAARIEEDTRKGRQLILSASRVDYTKGNEELLLAFERLLERRPELHGQVVLMLACVSAASGMKIYEDTQRSIEEMAGRINGRFSLMDWVPIRFSTRRIPYEEMVAWFSKADVCWITPLRDGLNLVAKEYAAARRDHGGVLVLSEFTGASVVLDGAVLTNPYSHRRMDEAIDQALAMPPEEQQQRMRKMSAAVEAFTVSDWAEEQMGALREDSGAA, encoded by the coding sequence ATGTTGAAAGAAGAAGGCAAAAGTTCATTCATTCTTCTCTACCACCGCACCCCTTTTGACGAAGGTAGAGATGAGCAGGGAAAGCGAATCTGGATCGATCAGAAGAGTCCCAACGGCATCATTCCAACCCTGCGGAACCTGTTTAGCAGCCGCCTTGATGGCACCTGGATTGCCTGGCGTCAGGTGGAATCGATCGATGGGGTTGAGGATGAGCGCATCGCCATGGACGCGCCGGCAGACTTCACGTTGCGACGCATTCCGCTTGAACAGGAGCAGATCTCAAGTTTTTATCACGTCACGTCGAAGGAATCGTTCTGGCCGATTCTTCACACCTTTCCCACTTATTTCGACGTCAACAACACCGACTGGACGATCTTTCAGGACGTCAATCAACGGTTTGCCCAAGCCGCCTGCCACGAGTCGGCTCAAGGGGCCACCGTGTGGGTGCACGACTACAACCTTTGGTTAGCACCCGGCTACATCCGCCAGCAACGACCAGATCTGAAAATCGCCTTTTTCCATCACACCCCCTTCCCCGGGAATGATGTGTTCGCGATTCTGCCCTGGCGGGAGCAGATCCTCGAAAGTCTGCTCAGTTGCGATCTCGTTGGTTTTCATATCCCGCGCTACACCGAAAACTTCGCCCGAGCCGCCAACTGCCTTCTCGGTGCCCGCAAGGGACCGAAGCAGCCAGTCAACGCCCGATTCCTCTCCACCGGCTCCGCCCTCACGGAACCGTCGGAAACACCCTGGCTCGACTACAAAGGTCGGCGGATTCGGCTGCTCTCGTCGCCGGTGGGCACCTCACCGGATGTGATTCAGGCCCTGGTGAATCGCGACGACATTCAGGACTATGCCGCTCGCATTGAAGAGGACACCCGCAAGGGTCGTCAGCTGATCCTCTCGGCCAGCCGGGTGGACTACACCAAAGGCAACGAGGAGTTGCTGCTGGCCTTCGAGCGACTGCTGGAACGTCGCCCGGAATTGCACGGCCAGGTGGTGCTCATGCTCGCCTGTGTGTCAGCCGCCAGTGGGATGAAGATCTACGAGGACACGCAGCGCTCCATCGAAGAAATGGCAGGGCGGATCAACGGGCGCTTCAGCCTCATGGACTGGGTGCCGATCCGCTTCTCGACCCGCCGGATTCCCTACGAAGAAATGGTGGCCTGGTTCAGCAAAGCCGATGTCTGCTGGATCACCCCCCTGCGCGACGGTCTCAACCTGGTGGCCAAGGAATACGCCGCTGCCCGCCGCGATCACGGCGGCGTGCTGGTGCTCTCCGAGTTCACCGGTGCCTCGGTGGTGCTGGATGGTGCCGTGCTCACCAATCCCTATTCCCATCGCCGCATGGATGAGGCGATCGATCAGGCCCTGGCGATGCCCCCCGAGGAACAGCAACAGCGCATGCGCAAGATGTCGGCCGCCGTGGAGGCCTTCACCGTGAGTGACTGGGCTGAGGAGCAGATGGGAGCCCTGCGCGAGGACTCCGGCGCGGCATGA
- a CDS encoding carbohydrate ABC transporter permease, with product MSHQRRFWIVLLLAWSLGPLLWQLYTSFCSDQALVTPFAATPEHWTLAHYRAVLNSEPPFWRYLLNSLIVGTSSTLLTLVIALPAAYALTRLKPWIARPARLLLLAAALFPYVLLFLALLEVARSLHLGNHLLALSIPYAALSQPLAILLLTAAFRDLPLDLEDAARLEGMGLWQRLRWVLIPLIAPATTSTAILVFLFYWNEYPIALTWISDASLLTLPVAMARIAGSSIYSVPYGAYAAATVLGSIPLVLLVLLFQKSIVSGLTSGAVKG from the coding sequence ATGTCACACCAACGTCGCTTCTGGATTGTGCTGTTGCTGGCCTGGTCGCTCGGCCCCCTGCTCTGGCAGCTTTACACCTCCTTTTGCAGCGATCAGGCCCTGGTGACACCCTTTGCCGCCACGCCGGAGCACTGGACCCTGGCCCATTACCGGGCCGTGCTCAACAGTGAGCCACCGTTTTGGCGCTATCTGCTGAACAGCCTGATCGTGGGCACCAGCAGCACGCTGCTCACCCTGGTGATCGCCCTCCCCGCCGCCTATGCCCTCACCCGGCTCAAGCCCTGGATTGCACGCCCGGCGCGGCTGCTGCTGCTGGCGGCCGCGCTGTTTCCCTACGTGTTGCTGTTTTTGGCCCTGTTGGAGGTGGCGCGGAGCTTACATCTGGGCAATCACCTGCTCGCCCTGAGCATTCCCTATGCCGCCCTCTCCCAGCCCCTGGCGATCCTGCTGCTCACCGCAGCCTTCCGGGATCTGCCCCTCGACCTGGAGGATGCCGCCCGTCTTGAGGGGATGGGGCTGTGGCAACGCCTGCGGTGGGTGCTGATCCCTCTGATCGCACCCGCCACCACCAGTACGGCGATTCTGGTGTTTCTCTTCTACTGGAACGAATACCCGATCGCCCTCACCTGGATCAGCGACGCCTCCCTGCTCACCCTGCCGGTGGCGATGGCCCGGATCGCCGGATCCTCGATTTACTCCGTTCCTTACGGTGCCTACGCAGCTGCCACCGTGCTGGGGTCGATTCCGCTGGTGCTCCTGGTGCTGCTGTTCCAGAAATCGATCGTTTCAGGTCTGACCAGCGGAGCCGTGAAGGGATGA
- a CDS encoding PstS family phosphate ABC transporter substrate-binding protein — MAFRKPLGAFAVTATALTSLLAVSAQQPLRAQATIRISGSSTVYPITARAIQRFQKTSEGKTVKFDLKETGSSAGFRDFCSGKVPMANASRPISSKEIKACKAKGIQFIELPIAFDAITVVVNPKNTWATTVTPKELSRLWRKQAQGTVTRWDQVNHDFPNQPIRLCGPGKDSGTYDIFNKAINKSTTNTRTDYTASEDDNVLVKCVATDPNALGYFGFGYYKKNSQRLKALKVVNPKGNPIAPSVASVQKELYQPLSRPLFLYVNDKTLNQNKAFRSFVTSYLRHAQSLVEKADYIPLPPRTYRLVESKLYRHILGTSFGGNIPVGLTIGQVLERSFDQHKKPSYR; from the coding sequence ATGGCCTTCCGCAAGCCTCTGGGTGCCTTCGCCGTGACCGCTACGGCCCTGACGTCGCTGCTGGCTGTCTCAGCCCAACAGCCTTTGCGGGCTCAAGCGACCATCCGGATCAGTGGCTCAAGCACCGTGTATCCGATCACGGCCCGGGCGATTCAACGCTTTCAGAAGACAAGCGAAGGCAAGACCGTCAAGTTTGATCTGAAGGAAACGGGATCCAGCGCCGGCTTCCGCGACTTCTGCAGCGGCAAGGTACCGATGGCCAATGCCTCCAGGCCAATTTCCAGCAAGGAGATCAAGGCCTGCAAGGCCAAAGGGATTCAGTTCATTGAGCTGCCGATCGCCTTTGATGCGATCACCGTGGTGGTGAACCCCAAGAACACCTGGGCCACCACGGTGACCCCGAAGGAACTGTCGCGCCTCTGGCGCAAGCAGGCCCAGGGAACCGTGACCCGCTGGGACCAGGTGAACCACGATTTCCCCAATCAGCCGATCAGGCTCTGCGGCCCTGGCAAGGATTCCGGCACTTACGACATCTTCAACAAAGCGATTAACAAGTCGACCACCAACACGCGCACGGATTACACGGCCAGCGAAGACGACAACGTGCTGGTGAAGTGCGTGGCCACCGATCCCAATGCCCTCGGCTATTTCGGCTTCGGTTATTACAAGAAAAACAGCCAGCGGCTGAAGGCCCTCAAGGTGGTGAATCCGAAAGGCAATCCGATTGCGCCGTCGGTGGCCAGCGTGCAGAAAGAGCTGTATCAACCATTGTCACGCCCTCTGTTTCTCTACGTCAACGACAAAACGCTGAATCAGAACAAAGCCTTCCGCAGCTTTGTCACCAGCTACCTGCGCCATGCCCAGTCATTGGTGGAGAAAGCCGACTACATCCCCCTACCACCCCGCACCTATCGGCTGGTAGAGAGCAAGCTCTATCGCCACATCCTTGGCACCTCCTTCGGCGGCAACATCCCGGTGGGCCTGACCATCGGTCAAGTTCTCGAGCGCAGCTTCGATCAGCACAAGAAACCGAGCTATCGCTGA
- a CDS encoding ABC transporter ATP-binding protein, which produces MSLRLSNIGRRAGQQWILRHLELTVSDGQCLALVGASGCGKSTTLRLIAGLDPADEGTIELGGRDITHMPAVQRRIGMVFQSYALFPHLSVADNLDLGLKIRGIAIQERRRRVSDVLERMRLKERAAHKPAQLSGGQRQRVALARALLRDPLIYLMDEPMSNLDAQLREDLRPELRQLVLRDQKPVLYVTHDQHEAMAMADRIAVLHQGRLEQIGTPSELYRDPVSLFVATFIGRPQINLLHTESSIVRGVRPEALQLQADGLPCRLTHLEWLGASQLWYLDSPQGALRMVLAADSRVPETIRVGWRPQDELRFDAVSGQRHR; this is translated from the coding sequence ATGAGTCTGCGCCTCTCAAACATCGGTCGCCGCGCCGGCCAGCAGTGGATTCTTCGCCATCTGGAGCTGACGGTGAGCGATGGCCAATGCCTCGCCCTTGTCGGCGCGAGCGGCTGCGGCAAAAGCACCACCCTGCGGCTGATTGCCGGGCTTGATCCAGCTGATGAGGGCACCATTGAACTCGGTGGACGCGACATCACCCACATGCCTGCTGTGCAACGCCGCATCGGCATGGTGTTTCAGAGCTATGCCCTGTTCCCCCACCTCAGCGTCGCCGACAACCTCGATCTGGGCCTGAAGATTCGCGGGATCGCCATCCAGGAACGACGCCGTCGGGTGAGCGACGTGCTGGAACGCATGCGGCTGAAGGAACGGGCCGCCCACAAACCGGCCCAGCTCTCCGGTGGTCAACGCCAGCGCGTCGCCCTGGCCCGGGCCCTGCTCCGCGATCCACTCATCTATCTGATGGATGAGCCAATGAGCAATCTCGATGCCCAGCTGCGGGAAGACCTCCGGCCGGAATTACGCCAACTGGTGTTGCGCGATCAGAAACCGGTCCTCTACGTGACCCACGATCAACACGAAGCGATGGCCATGGCGGATCGGATCGCCGTGCTGCATCAGGGCAGGCTGGAACAGATCGGCACGCCGAGCGAGCTGTATCGCGATCCGGTGTCGCTGTTTGTGGCCACCTTCATCGGTCGCCCCCAGATCAACCTGCTGCACACCGAGTCCAGCATCGTGCGTGGCGTCCGCCCGGAGGCCCTGCAGCTGCAAGCCGACGGCCTGCCCTGCCGACTTACCCACCTGGAGTGGCTCGGTGCCTCCCAACTCTGGTATCTCGACAGCCCGCAGGGGGCCTTGCGCATGGTGCTGGCCGCCGACAGCCGCGTCCCCGAGACGATCCGAGTCGGCTGGCGGCCCCAGGACGAGCTGCGGTTTGACGCAGTCAGCGGCCAGCGCCATCGCTAG
- a CDS encoding carbohydrate ABC transporter permease has translation MILLLVPAGLLLLVVFAAPLLHYAWLSNHADSVVTGLEPVRNHGANWIRLLQDQRFWQDAAQTLRFAVVSVGVELLLALAIALLLDQRWRGRGAVRAIALIPWALPTTVMALGWRWIFNTPYGPLDQLAHALGWPSLNLLANPSITWIATVVGDVWKTTPFAALILLAGLQTIPGDLYEALRLEGGSSWVCFRRITLPLLRPYLALALLFRLAQAFGVFDLIQVMTGGGPASSTESLALYAYLNAMRFLDFGYSATVVSGSFLLLLGLCLGGWWLALGLSRPQGQQEV, from the coding sequence GTGATCCTGCTGCTTGTTCCCGCCGGCCTGCTCCTGCTCGTGGTGTTTGCGGCGCCGCTGCTGCATTACGCCTGGCTCAGCAACCACGCCGACTCGGTGGTTACCGGCCTGGAGCCGGTGCGCAATCACGGTGCCAACTGGATCCGACTGCTCCAGGATCAACGCTTCTGGCAAGACGCCGCCCAGACCCTGCGCTTCGCCGTGGTGTCGGTGGGGGTGGAACTGCTGCTGGCCCTGGCAATCGCCCTCTTGCTCGATCAACGCTGGCGTGGCCGCGGTGCCGTGCGTGCCATCGCCCTGATTCCGTGGGCGCTGCCCACCACCGTGATGGCCCTGGGCTGGCGCTGGATCTTCAACACCCCCTACGGCCCCCTCGATCAACTGGCACACGCACTCGGCTGGCCATCGCTGAACTTGTTGGCCAATCCTTCAATCACCTGGATCGCCACGGTGGTGGGTGATGTGTGGAAAACCACGCCGTTTGCGGCCCTGATCCTGCTAGCCGGCTTGCAGACCATTCCCGGCGATCTCTATGAGGCGCTGCGCCTGGAAGGGGGCAGCAGCTGGGTCTGCTTCCGACGCATCACCCTGCCCCTGCTGCGCCCTTACCTGGCTCTGGCCCTGTTGTTCCGGCTGGCCCAGGCCTTCGGCGTGTTTGATCTGATCCAGGTGATGACCGGTGGCGGACCGGCCAGCAGCACCGAAAGCCTGGCGCTGTATGCCTACCTCAACGCGATGCGGTTCCTCGATTTCGGCTACAGCGCCACCGTGGTGAGTGGCAGCTTCCTGCTCTTACTCGGTCTCTGCCTCGGCGGTTGGTGGCTGGCCCTCGGCCTCTCCAGGCCCCAGGGGCAGCAGGAGGTGTAA